TCCTGCGCAGCCCGGACACCATCATCACCACCGCGATCACCCCGATCGCCCTGATGCTGCTCTTCGTCTACGTGCTCGGCGGCGCGATCGAGACCGGCACGGGTGAGCCCTACGTCAGCTACCTGCTGCCGGGGGTGCTGCTCATCACCATCGCCTCGGGCATCGCCTACACCTCCTATCGGCTCTTCCTCGACCTGCAGGGCGGCATCGTCGATCGCCTCCGGACGATGCCGATCGCCGGACCGAGCGTGCTCTGGGCCCACGTGCTCACCTCGCTGGCCGCGAACCTGGCCGCGGTCGCGATCGTCACCGTCGTCGCCGTGCTCCTGGGCTTCCGGACCGGGGCCTCGGTGGGCGCCTGGCTGGCCGTGGTCGCCATCCTCACCCTGGTGATCCTCGCGCTGACCTGGGTGGCGGTGATCGCCGGCCTGTCGGCGACCACGGTCGACGGCGCCAGCGCCTTCTCCTACCCGCTGATCTTCCTGCCGTTCATCAGCTCGGCCTTCGTACCCACCGCCTCCATGCCCGGTCCGGTGGCATGGTTCGCCGAGCACCAGCCCGTGACCGCGATCGTGGACACCGTGCGGGCGCTGTTCGCCGAGGAGCCCGTGGGCAACGAGATCTGGATCGCGCTGG
Above is a window of Ruania suaedae DNA encoding:
- a CDS encoding ABC transporter permease; this translates as MIAHALSDTGALTQRSLRHILRSPDTIITTAITPIALMLLFVYVLGGAIETGTGEPYVSYLLPGVLLITIASGIAYTSYRLFLDLQGGIVDRLRTMPIAGPSVLWAHVLTSLAANLAAVAIVTVVAVLLGFRTGASVGAWLAVVAILTLVILALTWVAVIAGLSATTVDGASAFSYPLIFLPFISSAFVPTASMPGPVAWFAEHQPVTAIVDTVRALFAEEPVGNEIWIALAWLLTILVLASLVATRLYRRRTR